A region from the Mercenaria mercenaria strain notata chromosome 7, MADL_Memer_1, whole genome shotgun sequence genome encodes:
- the LOC128558614 gene encoding transmembrane protein 256 homolog yields MSDIVRSLWNQIASWVPTKEVHTVVVKEVEKMNLGAAAGKNFIRIAGLSGGLAVIMSAYGAHAFNSKTEDTRLKNVFESGNKMHLIHSVALLGVPLTRRPMLVGTLMTSGILIFSGTCYYQAMTGDGRVRKATPYGGILLILSWFAMIL; encoded by the exons ATGTCAGATATTGTTAGAAGTTTGTGGAATCAGATAGCGTCCTGGGTTCCCACGAAAGAAGTTCATACTGTCGTGGTAAAAGAAGTCGAGAAAATGAATTTGGGTGCAGCCGCAGGCAAGAACTTCATTAGGATAGCTGGACTTTCTGGAGGACTTGCTGTGATTATGTCTGCATACGGTGCACATG catTTAATTCAAAAACTGAGGACACAAGACTTAAGAAT GTGTTTGAATCTGGTAACAAGATGCACTTGATACATTCAGTGGCGCTGCTGGGGGTCCCGCTCACTAGAAGACCTATGCTG GTGGGCACACTGATGACCTCGGGCATTTTGATATTCTCTGGTACATGTTATTATCAGGCTATGACAGGGGATGGGCGTGTCCGGAAAGCAACACCATATGGTGGAATATTACTGATCTTGTCATGGTTTGCCATGATTTTGTGA